One part of the Vitis riparia cultivar Riparia Gloire de Montpellier isolate 1030 chromosome 8, EGFV_Vit.rip_1.0, whole genome shotgun sequence genome encodes these proteins:
- the LOC117920947 gene encoding inactive protein RESTRICTED TEV MOVEMENT 2-like isoform X1: MDAKADQAAAPLRSYREFEPFCEWERKEDKDTLLVQLPPGFKKDHLKVLVSNQGLVRFSGESQGDGNTWNRFHREIRVPKNCNMNGIQAKFLRGNLHIIMPKNINSTAAQDQAAPPVGESQEQGKAKPKEEKGEGDEKAKVDESRNAEGRNGVVSSTGSRVKMGFLVVALVVAFGAYAAYNYQYFINWTEK; encoded by the exons ATGGATGCCAAAGCTGATCAAGCTGCTGCGCCATTGCGTTCCTACAGAGAATTCGAACCCTTCTGCGAATGGGAAAGGAAGGAAGACAAGGACACTCTTTTGGTTCAACTCCCTCCAG GATTCAAGAAGGATCACCTGAAGGTACTGGTGAGCAATCAAGGACTAGTAAGGTTTTCTGGAGAATCCCAAGGTGATGGAAATACCTGGAACCGTTTCCATAGGGAAATTCGCGTTCCAAAGAACTGTAATATGAATGGTATTCAAGCTAAGTTTTTGCGTGGTAATCTTCATATCATAATGCCCAAAAACATAAACTCCACAGCGGCGCAAGATCAAGCTGCGCCACCAGTCGGAGAATCTCAAGAACAAGGAAAGGCAAAACCCAAAGAAGAAAAGGGGGAGGGTGATGAAAAAGCAAAAGTAGATGAATCAAGAAACGCTGAGGGTAGAAATGGGGTGGTAAGCAGTACTGGTTCCAGGGTGAAAATGGGCTTCCTGGTGGTTGCACTAGTGGTGGCTTTTGGAGCTTATGCAGCATACAATTATCAGTACTTCATCAACTGGACTGAAAAGTAA
- the LOC117920947 gene encoding uncharacterized protein LOC117920947 isoform X2, protein MGKEGRQGHSFGSTPSRIQEGSPEGTGEQSRTTAQDQAAPPVGESQEQGKAKPKEEKGEGDEKAKVDESRNAEGRNGVVSSTGSRVKMGFLVVALVVAFGAYAAYNYQYFINWTEK, encoded by the exons ATGGGAAAGGAAGGAAGACAAGGACACTCTTTTGGTTCAACTCCCTCCAG GATTCAAGAAGGATCACCTGAAGGTACTGGTGAGCAATCAAGGACTA CGGCGCAAGATCAAGCTGCGCCACCAGTCGGAGAATCTCAAGAACAAGGAAAGGCAAAACCCAAAGAAGAAAAGGGGGAGGGTGATGAAAAAGCAAAAGTAGATGAATCAAGAAACGCTGAGGGTAGAAATGGGGTGGTAAGCAGTACTGGTTCCAGGGTGAAAATGGGCTTCCTGGTGGTTGCACTAGTGGTGGCTTTTGGAGCTTATGCAGCATACAATTATCAGTACTTCATCAACTGGACTGAAAAGTAA